Proteins encoded by one window of Rissa tridactyla isolate bRisTri1 chromosome W, bRisTri1.patW.cur.20221130, whole genome shotgun sequence:
- the LOC128902055 gene encoding UPF0729 protein C18orf32 homolog isoform X1 gives MSAAWEGGCFVTEQEEAMVCIPCIVIPVLLWVYKKFLEPYIYPVIAPFIKRVWPKKAVEETTAMKQGQGGSAGNLRAPSARKRDQEDEFGIYKFESNGVANGIATKRSTEVSDKKTD, from the exons CTTTGTCACAGAACAAGAGGAAGCCATGGTGTGCATTCCTTGTATTGTCATTCCCGTTCTCCTCTGGGTCTACAAGAAATTCCTGGAACCCTACATCTACCCTGTTATCGCGCCTTTCATTAAGCGCGTCTGGCCCAAGAAAGCCGTGGAAGAAACAACAGCCATGAAACAAGGTCAAGGAGGCAGCGCTGGAAATCTGCGGGCACCTTCAGCCAGGAAAAGAGATCAAGAGGATGAGTTCGGAATTTATAAA ttcgAAAGCAATGGGGTTGCAAATGGAATCGCCACAAAGAGATCCACAGAGGTTTCTGACAAGAAAACGGATTAA
- the LOC128902055 gene encoding UPF0729 protein C18orf32 homolog isoform X2 has protein sequence MVCIPCIVIPVLLWVYKKFLEPYIYPVIAPFIKRVWPKKAVEETTAMKQGQGGSAGNLRAPSARKRDQEDEFGIYKFESNGVANGIATKRSTEVSDKKTD, from the exons ATGGTGTGCATTCCTTGTATTGTCATTCCCGTTCTCCTCTGGGTCTACAAGAAATTCCTGGAACCCTACATCTACCCTGTTATCGCGCCTTTCATTAAGCGCGTCTGGCCCAAGAAAGCCGTGGAAGAAACAACAGCCATGAAACAAGGTCAAGGAGGCAGCGCTGGAAATCTGCGGGCACCTTCAGCCAGGAAAAGAGATCAAGAGGATGAGTTCGGAATTTATAAA ttcgAAAGCAATGGGGTTGCAAATGGAATCGCCACAAAGAGATCCACAGAGGTTTCTGACAAGAAAACGGATTAA